Proteins encoded in a region of the Acipenser ruthenus chromosome 43, fAciRut3.2 maternal haplotype, whole genome shotgun sequence genome:
- the LOC117970711 gene encoding Fc receptor-like protein 5, whose amino-acid sequence MHPGGDSRLTEGHSQAVLTLQPAWSQIFIGETVTLSCEVEGGSDGWRFKQYRAGREEAGCSDQYRSRYGDSCTISKARHSHSGVYWCESASGQERSNAVNLTVSYGRVILQTPSQPVFEGDTLTMRCLIRDGYKATRVIFYKYNRELQSRAGKELSVDHVSKSDEGFYKCKAWWWWDSSPYSGDSAEVRVSVRELPKAVLTSSPQWGELYTGETVTLSCGVEGGFTGWEYLWYKSSQGGTVQIRGTTGARYTLSPVTQSHSGQYQCEAQRGDPPRSSQRSDPVTLTVSEGRPKPALTREPAGEIFEGDTVTLSCVVEGGSGGWRYLWYKDRQGAPVYQPDSSSGTGAGYTISAAALSHSGEYWCGAGRGRNTSYSQYSHPIWVNVTALFSRVTLTASPGATVKEGEALNLTCEAAVNKTPRPELHYTIVRDGEPVTNSTDSALYSIASTEKSHTGSYTCAVESQGVKKSSQELHIEVQSKNSLYISPLSPAEQRNSALQIRLLHSPRGEQSSPDLDRSLLNPDQNVTVTSCTLLSLSRNQKITPVLQTTVTSFIQSST is encoded by the exons atgcatccaggaggagatagcagactgACAG AGGGTCATTCTCAGGCTGTCCTGACCCTGCAGCCTGCCTGGTCACAGATATTCATAGGAGAgacagtcaccctgagctgtgaggtggaggggggctctgatggctggaggtttaaacagtacagagCTGGACGTgaagaggcagggtgcagtgatcaATACAGGAGTAGATATGGGGACAGCTGCACAATCAGTAAAGCTCGGCATTCTCACAGCGGAGTGTACTGGTGTGAGTCTGCATCAGGACAGGAGCGCAGTAATGCTGTCAACCTAACTGTGTCAT atggacgggtgatcctgcagactccctcacagcctgtgtttgagggagaCACTCTGACTATGAGGTGTCTTATCCGCGATGGTTATAAAGCTACCAgggttatattttataaatataatagAGAGTTACAGTCCCGGGCTGGCAAGGAGCTGAGTGTGGATCATGTTTCAAAGAGTGACGAGGGGTTCTACAAGtgcaaagcatggtggtggtgggACTCCTCCCCTTACTctggtgactctgcagaggtgcgggtgtcagtgagag agctgccgaaggctgTGCTGACCAGCAGTCCTCAATGGGGAGAGCTGTACACTGGAGAGactgtcaccctgagctgtggggttgaggggggtttCACTGGATGggaatatctctggtacaagagCAGTCAGGGAGGCACAGTGCAGATCAGAGGCACCACTGGAGCCAGATACACACTCAGCCCTGTCACTCAGTCTCATAGTGGACAGTACCAGTGTGAGGCACAAAGAGGAGATCCACCACGTTCCTCTCAacgcagtgatcctgttacactgactgtgtctg AGGGACGCCCAAAGCCTGCACTGACCCGGGAGCCTGCAGGAGAGATATTTGAAGGAGACAcggtcaccctgagctgtgtggttgaggggggctctggtggctggagatatctctggtacaaagacaggcagggagctccagtGTACCAGCctgacagcagcagtggaactggagccggatacacaatcagtgctgctgctctgtcccacagtggagagtactggtgtGGAGCTGGACGGGGCAGGAACACATCTTACTCACAATACAGCCATCCCATCTGGGTAAATGTAACTG ctctgttctccagggtgactctgacagcatctccaggagccacagtgaaggagggagaggctcttaacctgacctgtgaggcagcagtgaacaaaaccccccgccctgaactccactacaccattgtgagagacggggagcctgtgactaacagcactgactctgcactgtacagcatagccagcactgagaagagccacactgggagctacacgtgtgctgtggagtcacagggagtgaagaagagcagccaggagctacacattgaagTGCAAAGTAAGAACAGCCTCTACATATCACCTCTTTCACCCGCTGAACAGAGGAACA GCGCCCTGCAGATCAGGCTCCTGCACAGCCCTCGAGGGGAACAGAGCTCTCCGGACTTGGACAGGAGCCTG